In Streptomyces puniciscabiei, a single genomic region encodes these proteins:
- the pdhA gene encoding pyruvate dehydrogenase (acetyl-transferring) E1 component subunit alpha — MTVDSSAARKPRRSAAGKAGTTGSKTGTAGTKSGATGTKRTTRSTRATAKSTEPELVQLLTPEGERVKNAEYDAYVAGITPEDLRGLYRDMVLTRRFDAEATALQRQGELGLWASLLGQEAAQIGSGRALRDDDYVFPTYREHGVAWCRDVDPTNLLGMFRGVNNGGWDPNSNNFHLYTIVIGSQTLHATGYAMGIAKDGADSAVIAYFGDGASSQGDVAESFTFSAVYNAPVVFFCQNNQWAISEPTEKQTRVPLYQRAQGFGFPGVRVDGNDVLACLAVTRWALERARSGEGPTLVEAFTYRMGAHTTSDDPTRYRGDEERLAWEAKDPILRLRRYLEASNHADEGFFAELEAESEALGKRVREAVRAMPDPDHFAIFENVYADGHALVDEERAQFAAYQASFADAEGGR; from the coding sequence GTGACCGTGGACAGCAGTGCCGCGCGCAAGCCGCGACGCAGCGCCGCAGGCAAGGCCGGCACCACCGGCAGCAAGACCGGCACGGCCGGTACCAAGTCCGGAGCCACCGGCACCAAGCGCACCACCCGCAGCACCCGCGCCACCGCGAAGAGCACCGAGCCGGAGCTCGTACAGCTGCTGACGCCCGAGGGTGAGCGGGTCAAGAACGCCGAGTACGACGCCTACGTCGCCGGCATCACCCCCGAAGACCTGCGCGGCCTGTACCGCGACATGGTGCTCACCCGTCGTTTCGACGCCGAGGCCACGGCCCTGCAGCGCCAGGGCGAGCTGGGTCTGTGGGCCTCCCTGCTCGGCCAGGAGGCCGCCCAGATCGGCTCCGGCCGAGCGCTGCGCGACGACGACTACGTCTTCCCGACCTACCGCGAGCACGGCGTCGCCTGGTGCCGCGATGTCGACCCGACCAACCTGCTCGGCATGTTCCGCGGCGTGAACAACGGCGGCTGGGACCCGAACAGCAACAACTTCCACCTGTACACGATCGTCATCGGCTCCCAGACGCTGCACGCCACCGGCTACGCCATGGGCATCGCCAAGGACGGCGCGGACAGCGCGGTCATCGCCTACTTCGGCGACGGCGCGAGCAGCCAGGGCGATGTCGCCGAATCGTTCACCTTCTCCGCGGTCTACAACGCGCCGGTGGTGTTCTTCTGCCAGAACAACCAGTGGGCCATCTCCGAGCCGACCGAGAAGCAGACCCGGGTGCCGTTGTATCAGCGGGCGCAGGGTTTCGGTTTCCCGGGCGTGCGGGTGGACGGCAACGACGTGCTGGCCTGTCTCGCGGTGACCCGGTGGGCGCTGGAGCGGGCCCGCAGCGGTGAGGGCCCCACCCTGGTCGAGGCGTTCACCTACCGGATGGGCGCGCACACCACCTCCGACGACCCCACTCGTTACCGGGGGGATGAGGAGCGGCTGGCCTGGGAGGCGAAGGACCCGATCCTGCGCCTCCGCCGGTACCTGGAGGCCTCAAACCACGCGGACGAGGGATTCTTCGCGGAACTCGAGGCCGAGTCCGAGGCGTTGGGCAAACGAGTGCGCGAAGCGGTCCGCGCCATGCCCGACCCGGACCACTTCGCCATCTTCGAGAACGTGTACGCGGACGGGCACGCGCTCGTCGACGAGGAACGAGCGCAGTTCGCCGCCTACCAGGCGTCGTTCGCGGACGCTGAAGGGGGTCGCTGA
- a CDS encoding alpha-ketoacid dehydrogenase subunit beta, with product MAEKMAMAKAINESLRRALDTDPKVLVMGEDVGKLGGVFRVTDGLQKDFGESRVIDTPLAESGIVGTAIGLALRGYRPVVEIQFDGFVFPAYDQIVTQLAKMHARSLGKVKMPVVVRIPYGGGIGAVEHHSESPEALFAHVAGLKIVSPSNASDAYWMMQQAIQSDDPVIFFEPKRRYWDKAEVDVDAIPAPLHKAQVVREGTDLTLAAYGPMVKLCQEAAAAAAEEGKSLEVLDLRSVSPLDFDAIQTSVEKTRRLVVVHEAPVFFGSGAEIAARITERCFYHLEAPVLRVGGYHAPYPPARLEEEYLPDLDRVLDAVDRSLAY from the coding sequence ATGGCCGAGAAGATGGCGATGGCGAAGGCCATCAACGAGTCGCTGCGCCGCGCCCTGGACACGGACCCCAAGGTCCTGGTGATGGGTGAGGACGTCGGCAAGCTCGGCGGTGTCTTCCGTGTGACGGACGGTCTGCAGAAGGACTTCGGCGAGAGCCGCGTCATCGACACCCCGCTCGCGGAGTCCGGCATCGTCGGCACCGCGATCGGCCTGGCCCTGCGCGGCTACCGCCCGGTGGTGGAGATCCAGTTCGACGGCTTCGTCTTCCCGGCCTACGACCAGATCGTCACCCAGCTCGCGAAGATGCACGCGCGTTCGCTGGGCAAGGTCAAGATGCCGGTCGTCGTCCGTATCCCCTACGGCGGCGGCATCGGCGCGGTCGAGCACCACTCGGAGTCCCCCGAGGCCCTGTTCGCGCACGTGGCCGGCCTGAAGATCGTCTCTCCCTCCAACGCGTCGGATGCGTACTGGATGATGCAGCAGGCCATCCAGAGCGACGACCCGGTGATCTTCTTCGAGCCCAAGCGCCGCTACTGGGACAAGGCGGAGGTGGACGTCGACGCCATCCCCGCCCCGCTCCACAAGGCGCAGGTCGTCCGCGAGGGCACCGACCTCACTCTGGCGGCGTACGGGCCGATGGTGAAGCTGTGCCAGGAGGCCGCGGCGGCCGCGGCCGAGGAGGGCAAGAGCCTGGAGGTGCTGGACCTGCGGTCGGTGTCCCCGCTGGACTTCGACGCCATCCAGACCTCGGTGGAGAAGACCCGCCGGCTGGTCGTGGTCCACGAGGCACCGGTGTTCTTCGGCTCCGGAGCGGAGATCGCCGCTCGGATCACCGAGCGCTGCTTCTACCACCTGGAGGCTCCGGTGCTGCGGGTGGGCGGCTATCACGCCCCGTATCCGCCGGCGCGTCTGGAGGAGGAGTACCTGCCGGACCTGGACCGTGTGCTCGACGCCGT
- a CDS encoding phosphotransferase: MPRSCVPPVVPNAPPLGALLHLYAAGTALTCEPVDQGLLNRGYRLRTTRGRFFLKHHFDPDTADPAAIERRHRATQRLADLGVPVSVPLAHREGRTVAVVGGHAYALHPWIDGRHRHGGQLTRGESARLGALLGAVHACLERVMPPKGRTRPATSPHPVESADPADTFTLIDDLLAHVRRHRPADAFDELARHRLLERRALLEQHADRRPPRGGSVGWVHGDFHPFNVLYKGDAPAAIVDWDRLGVQPRAEEAVRAAAIFFVRPVGALDLPKVRAYARAYRRAAGATPSELAAAVRRVWWERLNDFWMLRWHYERGDTRADCQFPAASALVVWWTREYDAVCDAFTE, encoded by the coding sequence GTGCCGCGCTCATGTGTACCACCCGTTGTACCCAACGCGCCCCCTCTGGGCGCCCTGCTGCACCTGTACGCCGCCGGCACCGCCCTCACCTGTGAGCCGGTCGATCAGGGCCTGCTCAACCGCGGCTACCGGCTGCGCACCACCCGCGGCCGGTTTTTCCTCAAGCACCACTTCGATCCCGACACCGCCGACCCGGCCGCGATCGAGCGCCGGCACCGCGCCACCCAGCGCCTGGCCGACCTGGGCGTCCCCGTCTCGGTACCGCTCGCGCACCGTGAGGGCCGTACGGTCGCCGTCGTCGGCGGCCACGCCTACGCGCTGCACCCCTGGATCGACGGCAGGCACCGGCACGGCGGTCAGCTCACGCGCGGGGAGAGCGCACGCCTCGGCGCGCTCCTGGGCGCCGTGCACGCCTGTCTGGAGCGCGTGATGCCCCCCAAGGGGCGCACGCGGCCGGCCACAAGCCCCCACCCGGTGGAGAGCGCCGACCCGGCCGACACCTTCACCCTCATCGACGACCTGCTCGCCCATGTGCGCCGGCACCGGCCCGCCGACGCCTTCGACGAGCTGGCCCGGCACCGGCTGCTGGAACGCCGGGCGCTCCTGGAGCAGCACGCCGACCGGCGCCCGCCGCGCGGCGGCTCGGTGGGCTGGGTGCACGGCGACTTCCACCCGTTCAACGTGCTCTACAAGGGCGACGCCCCGGCGGCCATCGTCGACTGGGACCGGCTCGGCGTGCAGCCCCGCGCCGAGGAGGCCGTACGCGCCGCGGCGATCTTCTTCGTACGCCCGGTGGGCGCCCTGGACCTGCCGAAGGTACGCGCGTACGCGCGCGCGTACCGGCGCGCGGCCGGCGCCACGCCCTCCGAGCTGGCGGCGGCCGTGCGCCGGGTGTGGTGGGAGCGGCTGAACGACTTCTGGATGCTGCGCTGGCACTACGAACGCGGCGACACGCGCGCGGACTGCCAGTTCCCGGCCGCGTCCGCGCTCGTGGTGTGGTGGACACGCGAGTACGACGCGGTGTGCGACGCGTTCACCGAGTGA